The proteins below come from a single Eubacterium limosum genomic window:
- the wzy gene encoding O-antigen polysaccharide polymerase Wzy encodes MTISFNTKKVVFSILTCIFCGVIFIINYFFTLRGVNNLEKTYIIWGVIGWGVLFWCIFSWYKIRDEVICLYTAQIVVFFLFNFGQSLVVVFDAVDQQGALTNIFSYNTLVNAQIYTLLSVLAFHFGALLICKKKPNLVLKNNNPRNCNQVSGDILLSAIRFTGIILLIVSMPAFFYNTLKTIETVAQGGYGALYNYGVGGVRGEVVSSALGSRIIDFVSSYFVPALICLVIGDSKKKTQRNIYLGLMFIYMVEQFYIGGRSDAVKLLITIICVFHYLIKKLDKKAVFKLIIFGYFFISLLSVIGNVRGLPNRSISLYLTEFIASFGKENLFLTTISELGGSMFPLCSLFSIMPALGFKYGSTYLYALTTIIPNLGFWSIHPARLYANGSSWLMSVLNMTYGPGFSVTAEAYQNFGEIGFLFLVIIGIIFGKIYTMIDTDTAKIQPDKVAMTLIFFNATLTFVRNDFLSLIRSFFYIAIPVFLLIRIVYERKLKKLLK; translated from the coding sequence ATGACAATATCATTTAATACTAAAAAAGTAGTCTTTAGTATCCTAACGTGTATTTTTTGTGGAGTTATTTTTATAATAAATTATTTTTTCACATTAAGAGGAGTAAATAATTTAGAAAAAACATACATTATTTGGGGAGTTATTGGATGGGGGGTTCTTTTTTGGTGTATCTTCTCATGGTATAAAATTAGAGATGAAGTGATTTGTTTATATACTGCGCAGATAGTAGTTTTCTTTTTGTTTAACTTTGGGCAAAGCTTAGTTGTTGTTTTTGATGCAGTTGACCAACAGGGGGCATTAACAAATATTTTTAGCTATAATACACTAGTTAATGCGCAGATATATACATTGCTATCAGTTTTAGCCTTTCATTTTGGAGCTCTTTTAATATGCAAGAAAAAACCGAACTTAGTATTAAAGAATAATAATCCAAGAAATTGCAATCAAGTAAGCGGTGATATATTGCTTTCTGCCATTAGATTTACTGGAATAATTTTATTGATTGTGTCTATGCCAGCGTTTTTTTATAATACATTGAAGACAATTGAAACAGTAGCACAAGGTGGTTATGGCGCGTTATATAATTATGGCGTAGGGGGTGTAAGAGGAGAAGTAGTAAGTAGTGCTTTAGGATCGAGAATTATAGATTTTGTCTCATCATACTTTGTGCCAGCTCTTATTTGTTTAGTAATTGGCGATTCAAAAAAGAAAACGCAACGTAATATATATTTAGGATTAATGTTCATATATATGGTTGAGCAATTTTATATTGGTGGCCGTAGCGATGCTGTCAAATTACTTATTACGATTATTTGCGTATTTCATTATTTAATAAAAAAGCTTGATAAAAAAGCTGTATTTAAATTAATAATTTTTGGATATTTTTTTATTTCATTGTTATCTGTTATTGGAAATGTAAGAGGACTCCCTAATAGATCAATTTCTCTTTATTTAACGGAATTTATAGCCTCATTTGGGAAAGAAAATTTGTTTTTGACCACAATTAGTGAGCTTGGTGGAAGTATGTTTCCGTTATGCTCTTTGTTTTCAATAATGCCCGCATTGGGGTTTAAATATGGTTCAACATATTTATATGCTTTGACAACAATAATACCAAATTTAGGTTTTTGGTCAATCCATCCAGCACGTTTATATGCAAATGGGTCGAGTTGGTTAATGTCTGTTTTAAATATGACATATGGACCGGGCTTCTCAGTTACAGCCGAGGCATATCAAAACTTTGGGGAAATTGGTTTTTTATTTTTAGTTATCATTGGAATTATATTTGGAAAAATATATACTATGATAGACACAGATACAGCTAAAATTCAACCTGACAAAGTAGCAATGACACTTATTTTTTTTAATGCTACTTTAACGTTTGTTCGAAACGATTTCTTAAGTTTAATAAGAAGTTTTTTCTATATAGCTATTCCTGTTTTTTTGTTAATACGAATTGTGTATGAAAGAAAACTAAAAAAATTATTAAAATAA
- a CDS encoding polysaccharide pyruvyl transferase family protein, protein MKVGILTWHKAINHGAVLQAYASCEIIKVLGYDPKILNYSWNLYEDKRKLQKFFRRVKTFSPQKAIWFYHHKKLYKEKIKNFEEFVTNKLPIGKLFYEEKNLDAVYIGSDMVFDITQGYNPYMYGLGVPSNYIFSYAASFGYTTINEIKTDDHYNQIVEGLSKMKAIGYRDENTKKICEELNISVKMTENIDPVLCYGFEKEISAWDSKKWRGKKYILIYAYGSLINERKTISQLKKFSKEKELNIISCGYYHSWCDENIPASPQEFLEMFKYAKYVVTDTFHGTIFSLILHKKFVTIISKNGFKVKYLLDNIHMSDRIKKDEITKVLIQDIDYKYYDNWIENARKKSKSFINLNLEKAQKNNC, encoded by the coding sequence TTGAAAGTAGGAATATTAACTTGGCATAAAGCAATTAATCATGGTGCAGTGTTACAAGCTTATGCTTCTTGTGAAATTATTAAAGTTCTTGGATATGATCCGAAAATATTGAATTATTCGTGGAATTTGTATGAGGATAAAAGAAAATTACAAAAATTTTTTAGGAGAGTAAAAACATTCTCACCTCAAAAGGCAATATGGTTTTATCATCATAAGAAACTATATAAAGAGAAAATTAAAAATTTTGAAGAATTTGTGACAAATAAATTACCTATTGGAAAACTATTTTATGAAGAAAAAAATCTTGATGCAGTTTATATTGGTAGCGATATGGTGTTCGATATTACGCAAGGATATAATCCATATATGTATGGACTTGGGGTACCATCAAATTATATTTTTTCATATGCTGCCAGTTTTGGATATACAACGATTAACGAAATAAAAACAGATGACCACTATAACCAGATTGTTGAGGGTTTATCTAAAATGAAAGCTATTGGTTATAGAGATGAAAATACAAAAAAAATATGTGAAGAGCTTAATATTTCAGTTAAAATGACAGAAAATATCGATCCTGTTTTGTGCTACGGCTTCGAAAAAGAAATTTCTGCATGGGATTCAAAGAAATGGAGAGGGAAAAAATATATTTTAATATATGCTTACGGTTCTTTAATAAACGAAAGAAAAACGATATCTCAGCTTAAAAAGTTTTCTAAGGAAAAAGAGTTGAACATTATATCTTGTGGGTATTATCATAGCTGGTGTGATGAAAATATTCCAGCTTCACCACAAGAATTTTTGGAAATGTTTAAATACGCTAAATATGTCGTTACTGATACTTTTCATGGAACGATTTTTTCCCTTATATTACACAAAAAATTTGTAACAATAATTAGCAAAAATGGATTTAAAGTAAAGTATTTGTTAGATAATATACATATGAGTGATAGAATCAAAAAAGATGAAATTACAAAAGTGCTAATACAAGATATTGATTATAAATATTACGATAATTGGATAGAAAATGCGAGAAAAAAATCGAAAAGCTTTATTAATTTAAATCTTGAAAAAGCTCAGAAAAATAACTGTTAA
- a CDS encoding lipopolysaccharide biosynthesis protein, which translates to MDGNVYASKRLAKGTIIYMLGNLMSKVLQMLILPIITTSLLASEYGYYDIIITTISLITPVFTLQFIEGLFRYLFHASEKEKEKTVSTVTAFLLFGLVVLACIIVMLHYMIPNLKYLLYIYINYFSAIVFNYMQKLSRCEQMNAQFALSGVINTFTMLICQVVALLVLHLGVQGMLLANCISYLVASIYLEYYVRVEKRISIKNIDKSRFIELFKYSIPLVPNSICWWLISSSDRYIITFFLGATANGIYSIASKFSQLLTFATSVFQLAWQESAIIEKNNKYRDDFYSTTFNTYMRLLLGGYLVILPIIRLVMPLLVSDGFQEGYLYNPLLLLGAIFSAFSQFYGSAYLVFKKTNGAFTTTVIAAGINVIIATLSIKYIGLYGPALGTAMSFFIQWLIRMFQMKKYFKVKIENKNLFILLFFMSISTICYYSTNIFLHIVTLIFGMCICIIMNKKILKNILKKITTTKGENQ; encoded by the coding sequence ATGGATGGTAATGTTTATGCCTCTAAGAGACTGGCAAAAGGAACAATAATTTATATGCTAGGTAATTTAATGAGCAAAGTGTTACAAATGCTTATTCTTCCTATTATTACAACCTCATTACTGGCAAGTGAATATGGTTATTATGATATTATAATTACAACAATAAGTTTGATAACGCCTGTGTTTACCTTACAATTTATTGAAGGTTTGTTCCGATATTTATTTCATGCTTCTGAAAAAGAAAAAGAAAAAACAGTATCAACCGTAACAGCTTTTTTATTATTTGGGTTAGTAGTGTTGGCATGTATTATCGTAATGCTTCATTATATGATTCCCAATTTAAAATATTTGTTATATATATATATTAATTATTTTTCAGCAATAGTTTTTAATTATATGCAAAAACTCTCAAGGTGTGAACAAATGAATGCACAGTTTGCTCTCTCGGGAGTGATTAATACTTTTACAATGTTAATATGTCAAGTTGTGGCATTATTAGTTTTGCATTTAGGAGTACAGGGTATGCTCTTAGCCAACTGTATATCATATTTAGTTGCAAGCATATATCTAGAATATTATGTACGTGTGGAGAAAAGAATTTCCATAAAAAATATTGACAAAAGCCGTTTTATAGAATTATTTAAATATTCCATACCTTTAGTTCCGAATAGTATCTGTTGGTGGCTTATATCTTCATCAGATAGATATATAATTACTTTTTTTCTGGGGGCTACTGCTAACGGGATCTATTCTATAGCAAGTAAATTTTCACAATTACTAACATTTGCAACAAGTGTATTTCAACTCGCCTGGCAAGAAAGTGCAATAATAGAAAAAAACAATAAATACAGAGATGATTTTTATTCCACGACATTTAATACTTATATGCGTTTGTTGTTGGGGGGATATCTTGTGATTTTGCCTATAATTAGATTGGTTATGCCATTACTTGTTTCTGATGGTTTTCAAGAAGGATATCTTTACAATCCATTATTACTTTTGGGTGCAATTTTTTCTGCATTCTCGCAATTTTACGGTAGCGCCTACTTAGTTTTTAAAAAAACTAATGGTGCTTTTACAACTACGGTGATAGCAGCAGGTATTAATGTAATTATAGCAACATTGTCGATTAAATATATTGGACTCTATGGACCAGCTTTAGGAACGGCTATGTCCTTTTTTATTCAATGGCTTATTAGAATGTTTCAAATGAAAAAGTATTTTAAAGTCAAGATTGAAAATAAAAATTTGTTTATTCTTCTGTTTTTCATGAGTATCTCAACTATTTGTTATTACAGTACTAATATTTTTTTACATATTGTAACTCTGATTTTTGGTATGTGTATTTGTATAATAATGAATAAAAAAATATTAAAAAATATACTCAAAAAAATAACAACAACAAAAGGAGAAAATCAATGA
- a CDS encoding Coenzyme F420 hydrogenase/dehydrogenase, beta subunit C-terminal domain, producing MKYLCSACGACMNICPQNAIQMVEDDCSFLYPQINSEKCVDCGLCEKVCAFQYKEESSGAICVYAAAERDAEKIKQSASGGVFAAIAKSVLAEKGTVYGAGIVYVNNNLIIKHKGVDNVEDLHELLGSKYVQSNINYTYKEIKDKLMNGQFILFSGTPCQVAGLKGFLQKDYDHLLTIDLVCHGVPSLKMFQDYITMLQNKIKGSIQNFKFREKSKNQGYTAKVIYNDDKRDVQTLLIPSLDSSYYTMFLRSEIHRDSCYSCKYANRNRPGDITIGDYWGIEEQHPEYLKINGGNLDKKLGISCILVNTEKGEKQVDKCKDVLYLYPSTFEKVAKGNQQLKNPSQRGKQRDKILKLYKERGYIAVEKRFNRHRILRAYMNKIIPRKIKPKIKKLLKS from the coding sequence ATGAAATATTTATGTTCTGCTTGCGGTGCATGCATGAATATCTGCCCACAGAACGCTATACAAATGGTTGAGGATGATTGTTCATTTTTATATCCACAAATTAATTCAGAGAAATGTGTTGACTGTGGCCTGTGCGAAAAAGTCTGTGCGTTTCAATATAAGGAAGAATCTTCTGGTGCTATTTGTGTTTATGCTGCAGCAGAAAGAGATGCTGAAAAAATTAAGCAATCGGCATCCGGTGGTGTTTTTGCTGCTATTGCAAAGTCTGTTCTCGCTGAAAAAGGTACTGTATATGGCGCGGGTATTGTTTATGTAAATAATAATTTAATTATAAAACATAAAGGTGTCGATAATGTTGAAGATTTACATGAATTATTGGGATCAAAATATGTACAGAGCAACATAAATTATACATATAAAGAAATTAAAGATAAATTGATGAATGGACAATTTATATTGTTTTCAGGAACGCCTTGCCAGGTAGCCGGTTTAAAAGGCTTTCTTCAAAAAGACTATGATCATTTATTGACGATTGACTTAGTCTGTCATGGGGTTCCCTCTTTAAAAATGTTTCAAGATTATATAACCATGTTGCAAAATAAAATAAAAGGAAGTATTCAAAACTTTAAGTTTAGAGAAAAAAGTAAAAATCAAGGATATACAGCAAAAGTAATATATAATGACGATAAAAGAGATGTTCAAACTCTATTGATTCCTTCATTAGATTCTTCTTACTATACAATGTTTTTAAGATCAGAGATTCATAGAGACAGTTGTTATTCATGCAAATATGCCAACAGAAATCGTCCAGGAGACATCACGATTGGTGATTATTGGGGAATTGAAGAGCAGCATCCAGAATATTTGAAAATAAACGGCGGTAACTTAGATAAAAAGTTAGGAATTTCTTGTATTTTGGTGAATACAGAAAAAGGGGAAAAACAAGTTGATAAGTGCAAAGATGTTCTGTATTTATATCCGTCAACGTTTGAGAAAGTAGCGAAAGGCAACCAGCAATTAAAAAATCCAAGTCAAAGAGGGAAGCAACGCGATAAAATACTAAAATTATATAAAGAACGAGGTTATATTGCTGTTGAAAAAAGATTTAACAGGCATAGAATATTAAGAGCATACATGAATAAAATTATTCCACGTAAGATAAAGCCTAAAATTAAAAAATTGTTAAAAAGTTAA
- a CDS encoding phage antirepressor KilAC domain-containing protein, which yields MAAAIFTQTFESALFGKIRTLVEREAADGTEVREWLVAADVCAALGYSKDASSIVKRHVNPADTSKRRISDANGHPQNMLVINESGLYALIFGSTRPEAQTFKRYVTAVILPSIRRYGAYMEADVMDRVQDDPEAMRELMDMLRAETAKNKALSAKVDKLEMRIKALTPNALFGEAITASEGTISMGDMAKLLRQNGVNIGRNRLFTKLRKGGFLSTQKGSWNKPLQWTMEQGYFEIEEGFFDRPLGGEGKALWSVTRVTPIGQACLVDWFLARDREAAL from the coding sequence ATGGCCGCGGCAATTTTTACCCAGACCTTTGAGAGCGCTCTTTTCGGAAAAATCCGCACGCTGGTGGAGCGGGAGGCCGCAGACGGCACGGAGGTCCGGGAATGGCTGGTGGCCGCGGATGTGTGCGCTGCCCTTGGCTACAGCAAGGACGCTTCAAGCATTGTAAAGCGCCATGTCAACCCGGCAGATACGTCGAAACGGCGTATCTCCGACGCCAACGGGCATCCTCAGAACATGCTGGTCATCAACGAGAGCGGCCTGTACGCGCTGATCTTTGGCAGCACAAGACCGGAGGCCCAGACCTTCAAACGCTATGTGACCGCGGTCATTCTGCCGAGTATCCGCAGGTACGGGGCCTATATGGAGGCCGACGTGATGGACCGGGTGCAGGACGACCCCGAGGCCATGCGGGAGCTGATGGACATGCTGAGGGCGGAGACCGCTAAAAACAAGGCTCTGAGCGCAAAAGTGGACAAGCTGGAGATGCGGATAAAGGCGCTTACGCCAAACGCCCTATTCGGCGAGGCCATCACAGCCTCCGAGGGTACCATCTCCATGGGGGACATGGCTAAGCTCCTGCGCCAGAACGGCGTGAACATTGGGCGGAACCGCCTGTTTACAAAGCTGCGCAAAGGCGGTTTTTTAAGCACCCAGAAAGGCAGCTGGAACAAGCCGCTTCAATGGACCATGGAGCAGGGCTATTTTGAGATTGAGGAGGGTTTCTTTGACAGGCCCCTGGGCGGGGAGGGCAAGGCGCTCTGGTCGGTGACCCGTGTCACACCCATAGGCCAGGCCTGCCTGGTGGACTGGTTTTTAGCCCGGGACAGGGAGGCGGCGTTATAA
- a CDS encoding RNA polymerase sigma factor, whose amino-acid sequence MKDEKYSALDEWVRRAGEGDQTAKEMLLMSFKPLIYKQAAKYRHHHDSLEDAVQYGGVILLEAAADYRAGSSQPFPAFLSARLRYRFADAGRRAARSGRMETRPLLPGDEAIADPDPTPEECLLDKASDRSARLRAMVDALPPERAEVLRLHYYGGKSLKAIAGIQGVAPATVKTRLHRGLQALRQQRDALE is encoded by the coding sequence TTGAAGGATGAAAAATACAGCGCCCTGGATGAGTGGGTGCGCAGGGCCGGCGAGGGCGACCAGACCGCCAAGGAAATGCTTCTCATGAGCTTTAAGCCGCTGATTTACAAGCAGGCCGCCAAATACAGGCACCATCACGACAGCCTGGAGGACGCTGTGCAGTACGGGGGTGTGATCCTGCTGGAGGCCGCAGCCGATTACCGGGCCGGGAGCAGCCAGCCCTTTCCGGCCTTTTTAAGCGCCCGCCTGCGCTACCGCTTTGCCGACGCGGGCCGCAGAGCGGCCAGAAGCGGCAGGATGGAGACAAGGCCGCTTCTGCCCGGGGATGAAGCTATTGCCGACCCGGACCCCACGCCCGAGGAATGCCTGCTTGACAAGGCGTCTGACCGCAGCGCCCGGCTTCGGGCCATGGTAGACGCCCTGCCGCCAGAGCGGGCAGAGGTGCTGCGCCTGCACTACTATGGCGGCAAAAGCCTGAAGGCCATCGCCGGTATTCAGGGTGTTGCGCCTGCCACCGTCAAAACCCGGCTTCATCGTGGGCTTCAGGCTCTGCGGCAGCAGCGGGATGCCCTGGAATAG
- a CDS encoding GNAT family N-acetyltransferase: MLYLKALNTADTRQEYQFFQEIQSESGFLNPYHGISYSDFVHQAVPERIDASRGIGVAEGLVPDTYFFLWEDRKIVGLFKIRHYLNDFLKKDWGHLAYAILPEYRGRGYGTKGLAQAIEVCKELLPPDEDEIYLSCYLDNTASLKIMLKNGATIHHRNSTDCFTRIKIR, encoded by the coding sequence ATGCTCTATTTAAAGGCATTGAACACAGCGGATACCCGGCAGGAATACCAGTTTTTTCAGGAAATCCAGAGTGAAAGCGGCTTTTTAAACCCATATCACGGCATTTCCTACAGCGATTTTGTCCATCAGGCGGTTCCAGAGCGCATTGACGCCTCCAGAGGCATTGGTGTGGCCGAGGGCCTTGTCCCGGACACTTATTTTTTCCTGTGGGAGGATAGAAAGATCGTCGGCCTGTTTAAAATCCGGCATTACCTGAACGATTTTTTAAAAAAGGACTGGGGTCATCTCGCCTATGCCATTCTGCCAGAATACAGAGGCCGGGGCTATGGCACAAAGGGTCTGGCGCAAGCTATTGAAGTCTGTAAGGAACTTTTGCCGCCCGATGAGGATGAAATTTATCTGTCCTGCTATCTTGACAATACAGCCTCTTTAAAAATAATGCTCAAGAACGGCGCCACCATCCACCACCGCAATTCGACAGACTGTTTTACACGAATCAAAATCCGATAA
- a CDS encoding DUF2922 domain-containing protein, whose translation MAAATSKDLTIYFQRADGKEFKITIPDYKEGITDAEIRTGAKAILDQGAFLPDGFGLVKVTGAVRTDTTKTDVVIEEAV comes from the coding sequence ATGGCAGCAGCAACCAGTAAAGATTTAACCATCTATTTTCAGCGCGCGGACGGGAAGGAATTTAAAATCACCATTCCCGATTACAAGGAGGGCATCACAGATGCCGAGATCAGGACAGGGGCTAAGGCTATTTTAGACCAGGGCGCCTTTCTGCCCGACGGCTTTGGCCTGGTCAAGGTGACCGGAGCGGTCCGGACCGACACCACCAAAACCGATGTGGTCATCGAGGAAGCAGTGTAG
- a CDS encoding YcbK family protein, producing the protein MKRLKKTFIIGLVMVCAVVSMMFLGSLGPKRAENAAIPEAPPAGITDAPVPEKSGEPVFPPPQDSDSALPGGDAEARTPPMATPHFAMEEYRCDCPGYCDGWPCAVEPELLEKIEALRCYFGRPVIITSGVRCEARNEEVGGVSWSFHKRGCAADLYCPGVGVGDLAAGAKDCGLNVLPYYSSGYIHVEI; encoded by the coding sequence ATGAAAAGATTGAAAAAAACATTTATCATCGGGCTGGTCATGGTTTGCGCGGTGGTTTCAATGATGTTTCTGGGAAGCCTTGGCCCCAAAAGAGCTGAGAATGCCGCCATCCCAGAGGCCCCGCCCGCAGGGATAACAGACGCTCCCGTACCCGAAAAGTCCGGGGAACCGGTATTTCCGCCGCCTCAGGACAGTGACAGCGCCCTGCCAGGTGGAGATGCAGAAGCGCGGACGCCCCCCATGGCAACGCCCCACTTTGCCATGGAGGAATACCGGTGTGACTGCCCGGGCTACTGCGACGGCTGGCCCTGCGCTGTGGAACCGGAGCTTTTAGAGAAGATCGAAGCCCTGCGGTGCTATTTTGGGCGGCCGGTCATCATCACCTCGGGCGTGCGGTGCGAGGCCCGCAATGAGGAGGTGGGAGGCGTCAGCTGGTCCTTCCACAAGCGGGGCTGTGCGGCGGACCTGTACTGCCCTGGGGTGGGGGTCGGGGATCTGGCCGCCGGGGCAAAGGACTGCGGGCTGAACGTGCTGCCCTATTACAGCAGCGGCTATATCCATGTGGAAATTTAA
- a CDS encoding nitroreductase family protein produces MNEIFNRASVRVFKDAPVEKEKIEMLLKAAMQAPSAGNQRPWEFIVVEDKKTLEQLSETDPYAKFVAKVPAAIVALGNTDEMRFPEHWEQDLGAACENILLEAVSQELGAVWLGVAPLKERMDHITKVFDLPDNIRPYAIIPFGYAKRPYEVEERYDADRVHFEKYTQK; encoded by the coding sequence ATGAACGAGATTTTTAATCGCGCCAGCGTCAGAGTGTTTAAAGACGCGCCGGTCGAAAAGGAAAAAATAGAAATGCTGTTAAAGGCAGCCATGCAGGCACCGTCTGCCGGAAACCAGCGGCCCTGGGAATTCATTGTGGTCGAGGACAAAAAGACACTGGAACAGCTGTCCGAAACCGACCCTTACGCCAAATTTGTGGCCAAGGTGCCGGCGGCCATCGTGGCGCTTGGCAACACCGATGAAATGCGTTTCCCGGAACACTGGGAACAGGATCTGGGCGCTGCCTGCGAAAATATTCTGCTGGAGGCTGTGAGCCAGGAGCTGGGCGCAGTATGGCTGGGTGTGGCCCCACTTAAGGAACGCATGGACCACATCACAAAGGTCTTTGACCTGCCGGATAACATCCGTCCCTACGCCATCATTCCTTTTGGCTATGCCAAACGGCCCTATGAGGTGGAAGAACGGTACGATGCTGACCGGGTTCACTTTGAAAAATACACACAAAAATAA
- a CDS encoding PocR ligand-binding domain-containing protein, translating into MKNSVAREGRNGPSTRAHLLQLVDKNLLVEILDAFTNVTGLTANIVDTEGRSIFSKADAQINCSFCQLIWKLEKQKGIQRCKGAYARAGKQAALFNEPYIFRCPGGLVEWAAPIIVDGEHLGSVICGQVLMWEPEEFFWIELEEMNRLLTDDFEPLFKAAKELQVVSGEKVQSAASLLSVMANYIVNAAWQSMQRKKELELQQTLLNDEIATRKSLEEKLNSQSMNYYLEKEKSLVGKIKLGDLDECRKIFKVMLADIFADTGQSNLAVVRARVFELVVVVSRASVEAGVNSERPIGINAAFMQELGTCYSTEEINTAALKVLERYFKEIQTNGKAKNRLAIEGIKGFIRNNYNRNLTLEEIADSVYLSPYYVSRIFKESQSITVMDYVTRVKLDEAKKMLGNTRYKIDEIAVRLGYSDASYFSKVFKKNEGMTPTQFRQSR; encoded by the coding sequence ATGAAAAACAGCGTTGCGAGGGAGGGCCGGAACGGGCCGTCCACACGGGCGCACCTTTTGCAGCTGGTGGATAAAAATCTGCTGGTCGAGATCCTGGACGCCTTTACCAATGTGACAGGCCTGACCGCCAACATCGTGGACACAGAAGGACGCTCGATTTTCTCAAAGGCCGACGCCCAGATCAACTGCAGCTTCTGCCAGCTGATCTGGAAGCTGGAGAAGCAGAAGGGCATCCAGCGCTGCAAGGGCGCTTACGCCCGCGCGGGCAAGCAGGCGGCCCTGTTTAACGAGCCCTATATCTTCAGGTGCCCGGGCGGCCTGGTGGAATGGGCGGCGCCCATCATCGTGGACGGCGAGCACCTGGGCAGCGTTATCTGCGGGCAGGTGCTCATGTGGGAGCCTGAGGAGTTTTTCTGGATCGAGCTTGAGGAAATGAACCGGTTGCTCACCGACGATTTTGAGCCGCTGTTTAAGGCCGCCAAGGAGCTTCAGGTGGTGTCGGGTGAAAAGGTGCAGAGCGCAGCCTCACTGCTGTCGGTCATGGCCAATTACATCGTGAACGCGGCCTGGCAGAGTATGCAGCGCAAAAAAGAACTTGAGCTTCAGCAGACGCTCTTAAATGACGAGATCGCCACCCGCAAAAGCCTGGAGGAAAAGCTGAACAGCCAGAGCATGAACTATTATCTCGAAAAGGAAAAAAGCCTGGTCGGCAAGATCAAGCTGGGTGACCTTGACGAATGCCGCAAAATTTTCAAGGTCATGCTGGCCGACATTTTTGCCGATACCGGGCAGAGTAATCTGGCCGTGGTCCGGGCGCGGGTCTTTGAGCTGGTGGTCGTGGTGTCCAGGGCCTCGGTGGAGGCCGGGGTCAACTCGGAACGGCCCATTGGCATCAACGCGGCCTTTATGCAGGAGCTGGGCACCTGCTATTCGACCGAGGAGATCAATACCGCGGCGCTGAAGGTGCTGGAGCGCTATTTTAAAGAGATTCAGACCAACGGCAAGGCCAAGAACCGTCTGGCCATCGAGGGCATCAAGGGTTTTATCCGCAACAATTATAACCGCAACCTGACCCTCGAGGAAATCGCGGATTCGGTTTATCTGAGCCCGTACTATGTCAGCCGGATCTTCAAGGAGAGCCAGAGCATCACCGTCATGGACTATGTGACACGGGTCAAGCTGGACGAGGCTAAGAAGATGCTGGGCAACACGCGGTATAAAATCGACGAGATCGCTGTGCGGCTGGGCTATAGTGACGCGAGCTATTTCTCAAAGGTGTTCAAAAAAAATGAAGGCATGACGCCGACGCAGTTCAGGCAGAGCCGGTAG